Proteins encoded by one window of Halomonas chromatireducens:
- a CDS encoding PaaI family thioesterase — protein sequence MTVMTAAAIEDFLDEIFPQRAGTIEGVGPMRATMSLAIEDEHLRPGASVSGPTLMGLADVCLYVAILAQIGPEPMAVTSDLHCRFLRRPRGDRDIIANARIMKLGRRLAVGEVQLFSAGDEAPVALVTATYVLPDSD from the coding sequence ATGACCGTGATGACCGCCGCCGCCATCGAAGACTTTCTCGACGAGATATTTCCCCAGCGCGCGGGGACCATCGAGGGCGTCGGCCCGATGCGGGCCACCATGAGCCTGGCCATCGAGGATGAGCACCTGCGGCCCGGGGCCAGCGTATCGGGTCCGACCCTGATGGGACTGGCCGACGTCTGCCTCTACGTGGCCATCCTTGCCCAGATCGGCCCGGAGCCCATGGCCGTGACCAGCGACCTGCACTGCCGCTTCCTGCGCCGGCCTCGGGGGGATCGCGATATTATTGCCAATGCCCGGATCATGAAGCTGGGCCGTCGTCTGGCGGTGGGCGAGGTGCAGCTGTTCTCCGCCGGCGACGAGGCGCCGGTGGCGCTGGTGACGGCAACCTATGTGCTGCCCGACAGCGACTAG
- a CDS encoding thiazole synthase codes for MTDFFQDQPLRIAGHTFASRLLVGTGKYKDFDETAEAIAASGAEVVTFAVRRSNLGQEAGEPNLLDVVPPERFTLLPNTAGCYTAKDAVRTCKLARELLDGHKLVKLEVLGDDHTLYPNVVETLKAAEVLLKDGFDVMVYTSDDPIVARELEQMGCCAIMPLGSLIGSGHGIQNPHNVRLIIEQSGVPVLVDAGIGTASDAAMAMELGCDGVLMNSAIAHARQPVLMASAMKKAVEAGREAFLAGRMPRRQSADPSSPFAGRING; via the coding sequence ATGACAGACTTCTTTCAGGATCAACCGCTGCGAATTGCCGGCCACACCTTCGCGTCACGGCTGCTGGTGGGTACCGGCAAGTACAAGGATTTCGACGAGACGGCCGAAGCCATTGCCGCTTCCGGTGCCGAGGTGGTCACCTTCGCCGTGCGCCGCAGCAACCTGGGTCAGGAGGCCGGCGAGCCCAACCTGCTGGACGTGGTGCCGCCCGAGCGCTTCACCCTGCTGCCCAATACCGCGGGCTGCTACACGGCGAAGGATGCCGTGCGTACCTGCAAGCTGGCTCGGGAACTGCTTGATGGCCACAAGCTGGTCAAGCTGGAAGTGCTGGGCGACGACCACACCCTCTATCCCAACGTGGTCGAGACCCTCAAGGCGGCCGAGGTGCTGCTCAAGGATGGCTTCGACGTCATGGTCTACACCAGCGACGACCCGATCGTGGCCCGGGAGCTCGAGCAGATGGGCTGCTGCGCCATCATGCCGCTGGGCTCCTTGATCGGCTCCGGCCACGGTATCCAGAACCCGCACAACGTCCGGCTGATCATCGAACAGTCCGGCGTGCCGGTGCTGGTCGACGCCGGCATCGGCACCGCCTCGGATGCGGCCATGGCCATGGAGCTGGGCTGCGACGGCGTGCTGATGAACTCCGCCATCGCCCATGCCCGTCAGCCGGTGCTGATGGCCAGTGCCATGAAGAAAGCCGTCGAAGCCGGCCGTGAAGCCTTCCTGGCCGGGCGCATGCCGCGCCGCCAGAGCGCCGATCCCTCGTCGCCCTTTGCCGGCCGCATCAACGGCTGA
- a CDS encoding poly(3-hydroxybutyrate) depolymerase has protein sequence MRAFPPLVAGLLFSAGALANDPLPELPPLGTSPDAISVIGISSGGYMATQLAVAWPERFEGLAVLAAGPWSCAQGGLGRALGQCMSTRRGPPDLAALNLKLRDYQARELVGDASDLAELRAYVWHGEADNVVDASLGEALAEQLSGWLANPRDQLKVNLAPTAGHGWPIRSDEQIPPSWLAECRGGGGTHLLACGTDIAGEALAWLHGELAPAQEVDMTQLLRFDQEDFAVRGMGSVGYALIPEACQAGGCDLTLALHGCGMDSKQIGEAFVRHSGLNEWAVANQRVVLYPQAETSLANPQGCWDWWGFTESTWQLDPLHDTREGVQVRALMAMIDRLEEQPAGDE, from the coding sequence ATGAGAGCCTTCCCCCCACTTGTCGCCGGCCTGCTTTTCTCGGCCGGCGCCCTGGCGAACGACCCGCTGCCGGAGCTACCACCACTCGGCACGTCGCCCGATGCTATCAGCGTCATAGGAATATCGTCAGGTGGCTATATGGCCACCCAGCTCGCCGTGGCATGGCCGGAGCGATTCGAGGGCCTGGCGGTACTCGCCGCCGGCCCCTGGAGCTGCGCCCAGGGCGGCCTCGGCCGCGCACTGGGCCAGTGCATGTCAACCCGACGCGGCCCACCGGACCTGGCCGCCCTGAACCTGAAGCTGCGCGATTACCAGGCACGTGAGCTGGTGGGTGATGCCTCCGACCTGGCCGAGCTGCGTGCCTATGTCTGGCACGGCGAAGCCGACAACGTGGTCGATGCCTCTCTGGGAGAAGCCCTGGCCGAGCAGCTGTCCGGCTGGCTGGCCAACCCAAGGGACCAGTTGAAGGTGAACCTGGCTCCGACAGCCGGCCACGGCTGGCCGATACGATCCGACGAGCAGATTCCGCCCAGTTGGCTGGCCGAGTGTCGCGGCGGCGGCGGAACTCACCTGCTGGCCTGCGGCACGGACATTGCCGGCGAGGCACTGGCCTGGCTGCATGGTGAGCTTGCCCCGGCGCAAGAGGTCGATATGACGCAGCTGCTGCGCTTCGATCAGGAGGACTTTGCGGTACGCGGGATGGGCTCGGTGGGGTATGCGCTGATCCCCGAGGCGTGCCAGGCGGGGGGCTGTGACCTGACTCTGGCCCTGCATGGCTGCGGGATGGACAGCAAGCAAATCGGCGAGGCCTTCGTACGCCACAGTGGCCTCAACGAATGGGCCGTGGCCAATCAACGGGTGGTGCTCTACCCCCAGGCCGAGACTAGCCTGGCCAATCCCCAGGGTTGCTGGGACTGGTGGGGCTTTACCGAGAGCACCTGGCAGCTCGACCCCCTGCACGACACCCGTGAAGGGGTCCAGGTACGAGCGCTGATGGCCATGATCGACAGACTGGAGGAGCAACCGGCCGGGGACGAATGA
- a CDS encoding DUF423 domain-containing protein codes for MQDRSWWGMAAVSGALVVMAGAFGAHALEGQLAPRLAAAFETGVRYQAWHTLAMLAVLAWRAAHPRRGQGVVLGLWTAGIVLFSGSLYVMALTGLRGLGMITPIGGLLMIGGWLALAVCALRDRA; via the coding sequence ATGCAGGACCGATCCTGGTGGGGCATGGCAGCGGTGTCTGGTGCCCTGGTGGTCATGGCAGGCGCCTTCGGCGCTCATGCCCTGGAGGGCCAGTTGGCCCCGCGGCTGGCTGCCGCCTTCGAGACGGGGGTGCGCTATCAGGCCTGGCACACCCTGGCGATGCTGGCCGTGCTGGCCTGGCGCGCTGCGCACCCGCGTCGGGGACAGGGCGTGGTGCTGGGGCTTTGGACAGCGGGAATCGTGCTGTTCTCCGGCTCACTCTATGTCATGGCGCTGACCGGCCTGCGCGGGCTGGGCATGATCACACCCATCGGCGGCCTGCTGATGATCGGCGGCTGGCTGGCACTGGCGGTGTGTGCCCTGCGCGACCGCGCCTAG
- a CDS encoding SCO family protein, giving the protein MKRQGIWKVLGVVVVLAVALGGYGWYEQQRTADESGPRGGPVEMPSTQGDFSLTQMDEDQVAILFFGYTYCPDVCPMSMAVIRQVMQGLDDEQRQRVVPVMITVDPERDTLERLEEYVGFFGDDFIGVAGNEEQLEELAGRYNVVWRRVETPDSAMEYTVDHSSSLYLVDRDGQILQRVLYSPTPHPLRSALESELGG; this is encoded by the coding sequence ATGAAGCGACAGGGTATCTGGAAGGTGTTGGGTGTCGTGGTCGTGCTGGCCGTGGCTCTCGGTGGCTACGGCTGGTATGAGCAGCAGAGGACTGCGGACGAAAGCGGTCCTCGGGGTGGTCCGGTAGAGATGCCCTCTACGCAGGGAGACTTTTCGTTGACTCAGATGGATGAGGACCAGGTTGCCATCCTCTTCTTCGGCTATACCTACTGCCCGGACGTCTGCCCCATGAGCATGGCGGTGATTCGTCAGGTGATGCAGGGGCTGGATGACGAGCAGCGCCAGCGCGTGGTGCCGGTGATGATCACGGTGGACCCCGAGCGCGATACGCTGGAGCGTCTGGAAGAGTACGTGGGCTTTTTCGGCGATGACTTCATCGGTGTGGCCGGCAACGAGGAGCAGCTAGAGGAGCTGGCAGGGCGCTATAACGTGGTATGGCGCCGGGTGGAAACGCCGGATTCGGCAATGGAGTATACCGTCGACCACAGTTCCTCGCTCTATCTGGTCGACCGTGACGGCCAGATCCTGCAGCGGGTGCTCTATTCGCCGACGCCGCACCCGCTTCGCTCGGCGCTGGAGAGCGAGCTGGGCGGGTAG
- a CDS encoding DMT family transporter yields the protein MRASWVSPLIAMGFVVCWSSGFVGGRLATEADTPVLSLFAWRFLLASLLVALWWRLVSGIRLAQRDVVREMAVGSLTMGGYLLGVILALEQGVSTGVTALITALQPLLAAALAGPWLGERLSARGWAGMAIATLGVLLYVVDDIEHGGGSAPLWAYALPLGSVVAVTLGSLLSVRWATAMPLAATLMVQLFAATGIFTLAAMIVAGGAPALPTDRLSISAIGWLVMLSSLGGYGFFVASLRRLGVTMTSSLVYLTPAVTLLWAAAMFGELPSAQGIAGMAIAIAGAGLAMHSVDTAGPRPRAPIARHEPRTS from the coding sequence ATGCGAGCGTCATGGGTTTCACCGCTTATCGCCATGGGCTTCGTGGTGTGCTGGAGTTCCGGATTCGTCGGAGGCAGGTTGGCGACCGAGGCCGATACGCCCGTGCTGTCGCTGTTCGCCTGGCGTTTTCTGCTGGCGAGCCTGCTGGTCGCGCTCTGGTGGCGACTGGTCAGTGGTATTCGACTGGCCCAGCGCGATGTGGTGCGGGAAATGGCCGTCGGCAGCCTGACCATGGGCGGCTACCTGCTGGGGGTGATACTGGCGCTCGAGCAGGGCGTCAGCACCGGCGTGACCGCCCTGATCACGGCGCTGCAGCCGCTGCTCGCCGCGGCGCTGGCAGGGCCTTGGCTCGGTGAACGCCTGTCGGCCCGGGGCTGGGCAGGCATGGCCATCGCCACGCTGGGTGTATTGCTCTATGTGGTGGATGATATCGAGCATGGCGGCGGCAGTGCGCCGCTGTGGGCCTATGCGCTGCCGCTGGGTTCGGTAGTGGCCGTGACTCTCGGCAGCCTGCTCTCCGTTCGCTGGGCGACCGCCATGCCGCTGGCGGCGACCCTGATGGTACAGCTGTTCGCCGCCACCGGGATATTTACCCTGGCGGCAATGATCGTGGCGGGGGGCGCGCCGGCCCTGCCCACCGATCGGCTCAGCATCTCCGCGATCGGCTGGCTGGTGATGCTTTCCAGCCTGGGAGGGTACGGCTTCTTCGTCGCGAGCCTGCGCCGGCTCGGCGTGACCATGACCTCATCGCTGGTCTATCTTACCCCCGCGGTGACCCTGCTCTGGGCGGCGGCCATGTTCGGCGAGCTGCCGAGTGCCCAGGGCATCGCCGGCATGGCGATCGCCATCGCCGGCGCGGGCCTGGCTATGCACAGCGTCGATACAGCAGGTCCCAGACCCCGTGCCCCAATCGCTCGCCACGAACCTCGAACTTCGTGA
- the trmB gene encoding tRNA (guanosine(46)-N7)-methyltransferase TrmB, with protein sequence MSDQRHDNVTSSTGPEGPDAPLHRRGIKSYVLRAGRMTQAQTRGLEEVWPRLGLTLADGRQDLDALFGRQAPRVVEIGFGMGGSLIEQAESHPDTDFIGIEVHAPGVGKLLDEADKRGLGNIRIYREDALAVLEQCLPEASLDTLQLFFPDPWPKKKHHKRRIVQPAFVELIRTRLKMGGTLHMATDWQAYAEWMADVMEAAPGYANTASPETAPYVPRPSFRPLTKFEVRGERLGHGVWDLLYRRCA encoded by the coding sequence ATGAGCGACCAGCGCCACGACAACGTCACCTCGAGCACCGGCCCGGAAGGGCCGGATGCCCCCCTGCACCGCCGCGGCATCAAGAGCTATGTGCTGCGTGCCGGACGCATGACCCAGGCCCAGACGCGCGGGCTGGAGGAGGTCTGGCCTCGCCTGGGACTGACCCTGGCGGATGGGCGACAGGACCTCGATGCCCTGTTCGGACGCCAGGCGCCCCGGGTGGTAGAGATCGGCTTCGGCATGGGCGGCTCGTTGATTGAGCAGGCGGAGAGCCACCCCGATACCGACTTCATCGGTATCGAGGTGCATGCCCCCGGCGTAGGCAAGCTGCTCGACGAGGCCGACAAGCGCGGCCTGGGCAACATCCGCATCTATCGCGAGGATGCGCTGGCGGTGCTTGAGCAGTGCCTGCCGGAAGCCAGCCTGGATACGCTGCAGCTCTTCTTCCCCGACCCCTGGCCGAAGAAGAAGCACCACAAGCGGCGCATCGTCCAGCCCGCCTTCGTCGAGCTGATCCGCACGCGCCTGAAGATGGGCGGCACGCTGCACATGGCCACCGACTGGCAGGCCTACGCCGAGTGGATGGCCGACGTCATGGAAGCCGCTCCCGGCTATGCCAACACTGCCTCGCCGGAGACCGCGCCCTACGTCCCCCGGCCGTCGTTTCGCCCGCTCACGAAGTTCGAGGTTCGTGGCGAGCGATTGGGGCACGGGGTCTGGGACCTGCTGTATCGACGCTGTGCATAG
- a CDS encoding LysR family transcriptional regulator: MSEVSSAALDLELLRSFQAAAQLGSLAAAAQQRHRTVGAISMQIKRLEEALGSRLLERGSRGVKPTAVGEALLLESRELLRLHDGMLSRFTGRGLGGKLRLGLPEDYARELLGSVLPEFMAHHPDVLLEIVTATSGELARQLSRSQLTLSVLLDRPNPLPGGEVLWHTSPVWAGPRVGDLSDRPRLPLALHEVDCPYRALAIEALEAIGRPWHAVFTSTSIHAVEKAVEMGLAISVLDRERLTGAMRELGPAENMPPLKRCEARLHFAPHIPPASQPAAEAMAHLLRDRLTHRGPWRGAGAP, translated from the coding sequence ATGTCTGAAGTCTCGTCTGCGGCGCTGGACCTGGAGCTGTTGCGCAGCTTTCAGGCGGCCGCCCAGCTGGGGTCGCTGGCCGCCGCGGCACAGCAGCGCCATCGCACCGTCGGCGCCATCAGCATGCAGATCAAGCGCCTCGAGGAGGCGCTGGGATCTCGGCTGCTCGAGCGGGGCTCCCGGGGCGTGAAGCCCACGGCGGTAGGCGAGGCCCTGCTGCTGGAGTCCCGCGAGCTTTTGCGGCTGCATGACGGCATGCTCTCGCGCTTCACCGGGCGCGGCCTGGGGGGCAAGCTGCGCCTGGGCTTGCCGGAAGACTATGCGCGGGAGCTGCTGGGCAGCGTGCTGCCGGAGTTCATGGCGCACCACCCCGATGTCCTGCTCGAGATCGTGACCGCCACCAGTGGCGAGCTGGCCCGACAGCTGAGCCGCTCCCAGCTGACGCTGTCGGTGCTGCTGGACCGCCCCAACCCGCTGCCCGGTGGCGAGGTACTGTGGCATACCTCGCCGGTGTGGGCCGGCCCCCGGGTCGGCGACCTGAGCGACAGGCCACGCCTTCCCCTGGCACTCCACGAGGTGGATTGCCCCTATCGGGCCCTGGCCATCGAAGCGCTCGAGGCGATCGGCCGGCCCTGGCATGCGGTCTTTACCAGCACCAGCATCCACGCCGTCGAAAAGGCGGTGGAAATGGGCCTGGCGATCAGTGTCCTCGACCGCGAGCGACTGACCGGGGCCATGCGCGAGCTGGGCCCCGCGGAGAATATGCCACCGCTCAAGCGCTGTGAGGCGAGGCTCCATTTCGCCCCGCATATCCCCCCCGCCTCCCAGCCGGCGGCAGAAGCGATGGCCCACCTGCTACGCGATCGCCTGACCCATCGCGGGCCCTGGCGCGGTGCTGGCGCGCCCTGA
- a CDS encoding TRAP transporter large permease — protein MTTIIVSLMIVLLLLGFPMMIPLVTAAFVGFYMTFGGTGQMETLIQQMMGGIRPTALIAVPMFILAADIMTRGQSAGRLIDMVMSFVGHVKGGLAVSTAASCTLFGAVSGSTQATVVAVGSPLRPRMLKAGYKDPFTLALIINSSDIAFLIPPSIGMIIYGVISGTSIGELFIAGIGPGLLILLLFSIYCVFYAIYHKVPTEPKSSWKERTLAVRNALWPLGFPVLIIGGIYGGIFSPTEAAAACVLYAVLLEFVIFRSLKMPDIYTIAKSTGLITAVVFILVAVGNGFSWIISFAQIPQTLLAAFGINEAGPVGVLIAISIAFFVACMFVDPIVVILVLTPIFAPAIAASGLDPVHVGVLITLQVAIGSATPPFGCDIFTAIAIFKRPYWEVIRGTPPFVFMLVLSAALIIMFPQIALFLRDLAFR, from the coding sequence ATGACAACCATAATCGTTTCCCTCATGATCGTGTTGCTGCTGCTCGGCTTCCCGATGATGATTCCTCTGGTCACGGCGGCTTTTGTCGGCTTTTACATGACCTTTGGCGGCACCGGACAGATGGAGACCCTCATCCAGCAGATGATGGGGGGCATACGGCCCACGGCGCTGATCGCCGTGCCCATGTTCATTCTCGCCGCCGACATCATGACCCGCGGCCAGTCCGCCGGGCGGCTCATCGACATGGTCATGAGTTTCGTCGGCCACGTGAAGGGCGGCCTTGCCGTCAGCACCGCTGCCTCCTGCACCCTGTTCGGTGCCGTTTCCGGCTCCACCCAGGCCACCGTGGTGGCGGTCGGTTCGCCGCTGCGCCCGCGCATGCTCAAGGCCGGGTACAAGGATCCCTTCACCCTGGCGCTGATCATCAACTCCAGCGATATCGCCTTCCTGATCCCCCCCAGCATCGGCATGATCATCTACGGGGTCATTTCCGGCACCTCCATCGGCGAACTGTTCATTGCCGGTATCGGCCCGGGCCTGCTGATCCTGCTCCTGTTCTCGATCTACTGCGTGTTCTACGCGATCTACCACAAGGTGCCCACCGAGCCCAAGTCGAGCTGGAAGGAGCGCACGCTTGCTGTGCGTAACGCACTATGGCCGCTGGGTTTCCCCGTGCTGATCATTGGCGGCATCTATGGTGGTATCTTCAGCCCGACCGAAGCGGCTGCCGCCTGCGTGCTCTATGCGGTACTGCTGGAGTTCGTGATCTTCCGCTCGCTGAAAATGCCGGATATCTACACCATCGCCAAGTCCACCGGCCTTATCACCGCCGTGGTGTTCATCCTGGTGGCCGTGGGTAACGGCTTCTCATGGATCATCTCCTTCGCCCAGATCCCGCAGACCCTGCTCGCCGCCTTCGGCATCAACGAGGCAGGCCCGGTTGGTGTACTGATCGCGATCTCCATTGCCTTCTTTGTCGCCTGCATGTTCGTCGATCCCATCGTGGTCATCCTGGTACTGACGCCTATCTTTGCACCGGCCATCGCCGCTTCGGGCCTGGACCCCGTGCATGTAGGTGTATTGATCACCCTGCAGGTGGCGATAGGCTCGGCGACACCACCCTTCGGCTGTGACATCTTTACGGCCATCGCCATCTTCAAGCGACCCTACTGGGAGGTGATCCGCGGCACGCCACCCTTTGTCTTCATGCTGGTCCTCTCGGCGGCCCTGATCATCATGTTCCCGCAGATCGCGCTGTTCCTGCGTGACCTGGCCTTCCGTTGA
- a CDS encoding universal stress protein, whose translation MFNRILIPVDGSKGAMKALEKAVGLHLLTGAELYVLCVFKHHSLLEASLSMVRPDKLDIPDDALKEYATEIAVHAKGEAVELGTDPSRLRAFVKGGRPSRTIVRFARKRECDLIVIGAQGTNGEKSLLLGSVAQRVAGSAHCPTLVV comes from the coding sequence ATGTTCAATCGTATACTGATACCGGTGGATGGCTCGAAAGGCGCGATGAAGGCGCTGGAAAAGGCCGTGGGGCTACACCTGCTGACCGGTGCCGAACTCTATGTTCTCTGTGTGTTCAAGCACCACAGCCTGCTGGAAGCCTCGCTCTCCATGGTGCGCCCCGACAAGCTGGATATTCCCGATGACGCGCTCAAGGAGTACGCCACCGAGATCGCCGTGCATGCCAAGGGGGAAGCGGTGGAACTGGGCACCGATCCCTCGCGCCTGCGGGCTTTCGTCAAGGGCGGGCGGCCCTCACGCACTATCGTGCGATTCGCCCGCAAGCGTGAGTGCGACCTGATCGTGATCGGCGCCCAGGGCACCAACGGGGAAAAGAGCCTGCTGCTGGGCAGCGTCGCCCAGCGCGTGGCGGGCTCCGCCCACTGCCCGACGCTGGTGGTCTGA
- a CDS encoding AEC family transporter produces MEGVAQALGPLFLLILLGAVLGWRRLPGDNFWPAMERLIYFLLFPAMLVATLANADVGQVPVVRLALALLGTMLLFAALLWVIRPKLGIDSAAFTSVFQGAVRFNTYVGVAGAAALHGSAGATVAAVAVALMVPVVNVLCVGSFIAAGTLGPSSLGKSLLALVRNPLILACLVGIALNLTGIGLPGWSGATVELLGRAALPLGLVAVGVALRPRALMRLDRGVWTSNLVKLALMPAVVLLLAMVLGLDPVSRDVALLFAALPTATSAYILARQLGGDAELMAALITGQTLLAMATLPLWLRLVG; encoded by the coding sequence ATGGAAGGTGTGGCGCAGGCTTTGGGACCGCTGTTTCTGCTGATACTGCTGGGCGCCGTGCTGGGCTGGCGCCGGCTGCCCGGCGACAACTTCTGGCCCGCCATGGAGCGGCTGATCTACTTTCTGCTGTTTCCGGCCATGCTGGTGGCCACCCTGGCTAACGCCGATGTCGGCCAGGTACCCGTTGTTCGCCTGGCCCTGGCACTGCTCGGCACCATGCTGCTCTTCGCCGCCCTGCTTTGGGTCATTCGGCCGAAACTGGGAATCGACTCGGCGGCCTTCACCTCGGTATTTCAGGGCGCCGTGCGCTTCAACACCTACGTGGGGGTTGCCGGGGCGGCGGCTCTGCACGGCTCTGCCGGTGCTACCGTGGCAGCGGTGGCCGTGGCACTGATGGTACCGGTGGTCAACGTCCTCTGCGTGGGGAGCTTCATTGCCGCCGGCACCTTGGGCCCCTCCAGTCTGGGCAAGAGCCTGCTGGCGCTGGTACGCAATCCGCTGATTCTTGCCTGCCTGGTCGGCATCGCCCTGAACCTGACCGGCATCGGACTTCCCGGCTGGAGCGGCGCCACGGTGGAATTGCTGGGACGAGCCGCCCTGCCACTGGGCCTGGTCGCGGTGGGTGTGGCGCTGCGCCCCCGGGCGCTGATGCGCCTGGACCGCGGCGTCTGGACATCCAACCTGGTGAAGCTGGCGCTGATGCCGGCCGTGGTGCTGCTGCTCGCCATGGTGCTGGGGCTGGACCCGGTCAGCCGTGACGTGGCGCTGCTGTTCGCCGCGCTACCTACCGCCACTTCGGCCTATATCCTGGCCCGCCAACTGGGAGGAGATGCCGAGCTGATGGCCGCCCTGATCACCGGCCAAACGCTGCTGGCCATGGCTACGCTGCCGCTCTGGCTGCGACTGGTCGGCTAG
- a CDS encoding FKBP-type peptidyl-prolyl cis-trans isomerase, whose amino-acid sequence MKTLLTSASLVTLMAAAPLALAAPETEDERLSYSLGIAYGQSIAQEYADLDVDAFTDAIRDVIEENELAMSADDMAETLSRFQEQAIANRQAENEQIAELNLAEGEAFLAENADREGVETTETGLQYEVLEAGDGASPGPTSHVEVHYEGTLVDGTVFDSSFDRNESVNFRVDQVIEGWQEALQLMSVGDTWMLFIPPELAYGAQGQGPIGPNETLIFQVELLDVMD is encoded by the coding sequence ATGAAGACACTCCTGACTTCCGCCTCCTTGGTCACCTTGATGGCCGCAGCACCGCTTGCCCTGGCCGCACCGGAGACCGAGGATGAGCGCCTCAGCTACAGCCTGGGGATTGCCTATGGCCAGAGCATCGCACAGGAGTATGCCGACCTGGACGTGGATGCTTTCACCGACGCCATACGTGATGTCATCGAAGAGAATGAACTGGCCATGAGTGCCGATGACATGGCCGAGACCCTGAGCCGGTTTCAGGAGCAGGCCATTGCCAACCGCCAGGCCGAAAACGAGCAAATAGCCGAGCTCAATCTCGCCGAGGGGGAAGCCTTCCTGGCCGAGAATGCCGACAGGGAGGGCGTCGAGACCACCGAAACGGGCCTGCAGTACGAGGTGCTGGAAGCCGGTGACGGCGCCAGTCCCGGTCCGACCTCCCACGTGGAAGTCCACTACGAAGGCACGCTGGTCGACGGCACCGTCTTCGACAGCTCCTTCGATCGCAACGAGTCTGTCAACTTCCGGGTGGACCAGGTGATCGAAGGCTGGCAGGAAGCACTGCAGCTGATGAGCGTCGGCGACACCTGGATGCTCTTCATTCCCCCGGAGCTCGCCTATGGCGCTCAGGGGCAAGGACCCATCGGACCCAACGAGACGCTGATCTTCCAGGTCGAACTCCTCGACGTGATGGATTGA
- a CDS encoding IS110 family transposase, which yields MNHISIVGIDLAKHVFQLHAVDPKGRQIFSKKVSRSGLRLTLAQVPPCRVAMEACGGAHYWAREIQALGHEVQLIPPQYVKPFVLGHKSDARDARAIAEAAARDATPRVAPKTLEQQALQAMHRVRSRAIANRTALGNELHGLLAEMGICVAKGHSVFRQGEVRRLLAEHRAQLGDDLFVVLDDVLDQWLSLDARIHAYDQRLARLARATPVCRRLMSVPGIGPVNATLLASHIGDPRRFANGRSFSASIGLVPRQHSSGGKERLLSISKRGNGEVRRQLVHGARAALRAFQCQQQPDRLARWACALAARRGAAKATVALANKLGRICWAVMVRDTVYAATP from the coding sequence ATGAATCACATTAGCATCGTCGGGATTGATCTTGCCAAGCATGTCTTTCAACTTCATGCGGTCGATCCCAAAGGCCGCCAGATATTCAGCAAGAAGGTGTCTCGCTCGGGCTTACGCCTGACGCTGGCCCAGGTACCTCCCTGCCGCGTCGCCATGGAGGCATGCGGTGGTGCCCACTACTGGGCAAGGGAGATCCAGGCCCTGGGGCATGAGGTCCAATTGATCCCTCCCCAGTACGTGAAGCCCTTTGTGCTGGGCCACAAGAGCGATGCCCGGGATGCCCGCGCGATCGCCGAGGCAGCGGCCCGCGATGCCACGCCACGGGTGGCGCCCAAGACACTGGAACAGCAGGCGCTGCAAGCCATGCATCGCGTGCGCTCCCGGGCGATTGCCAACCGCACGGCCCTGGGCAATGAGCTGCATGGCTTGCTCGCCGAAATGGGCATCTGCGTGGCGAAGGGTCACTCGGTGTTTCGCCAGGGTGAGGTCCGGCGCTTACTCGCCGAGCACCGGGCCCAGCTCGGCGACGACCTCTTCGTGGTGCTGGATGATGTTCTGGATCAGTGGCTCTCGCTGGATGCGCGCATTCATGCCTACGATCAGCGCCTGGCACGGCTGGCCAGGGCGACGCCGGTTTGTCGACGCCTGATGAGCGTGCCCGGCATCGGGCCGGTCAATGCGACCTTACTGGCCAGTCATATCGGTGACCCCAGGCGGTTTGCCAATGGTCGATCCTTCAGTGCCTCGATTGGCTTGGTGCCCCGCCAGCACTCGAGCGGCGGCAAGGAACGACTGCTGAGCATCTCCAAACGGGGCAACGGTGAGGTGCGTCGGCAGCTCGTGCATGGGGCCCGAGCGGCCTTGCGTGCCTTTCAGTGCCAGCAGCAGCCGGATCGGCTGGCTCGCTGGGCATGCGCCCTGGCGGCACGGCGTGGGGCGGCCAAGGCCACTGTCGCCCTGGCGAACAAGCTGGGCAGGATCTGCTGGGCGGTGATGGTGCGAGACACGGTCTACGCGGCCACCCCGTAA
- the thiS gene encoding sulfur carrier protein ThiS, translating into MQIQLNGEAHDLAADLTVAQLIDTLGLTGRRIAVELNEEIVPRSEHDTTRLSQGDQVEIVHAIGGG; encoded by the coding sequence ATGCAGATCCAGCTCAACGGTGAGGCCCATGATCTGGCCGCCGATCTCACGGTGGCGCAACTGATCGATACCCTGGGCCTGACAGGACGACGGATAGCCGTCGAGCTCAACGAGGAGATCGTGCCCCGGAGCGAGCACGACACGACCCGCCTGAGCCAGGGAGACCAGGTCGAAATCGTCCACGCTATCGGCGGTGGATGA